A segment of the Labrus mixtus chromosome 15, fLabMix1.1, whole genome shotgun sequence genome:
TTGAAATCATGTGTGGTTGTTCGCTATATAATCGAAAGGACTTGCATGGGATTGACGTTGATGTCTTTTAGAACGGCACAGCACACACGAACCAAAGGGGGTTGTGATAAAAAACACTGTTTCTGGTGTGTTTGCTTCTCTAAGAAGCCActgtcagtttgttttgttgacatttgAGAATTTATTTTAGCTCAGTACAATCCAGCAGCTTTGTGTTATAGTCCATTTTCTGTCGTAAGTTGTTCAATGATTAATGTGATAATTTACAAGTAAGATAACTTGTATTTTTTCACTTATTATTCATTTAGTGGAGCAGGAAAATATTGCAAAAATAGAAATTACAATCTGAAAATACTGCAAAAATAGAAATTACAATCCCATATTACAATTAAAATATTCAATCTGCTGAGTGGAATAAACAACTCTatgcctttttcattaacacaaAGTTAAATTTGTGTTGAGACTGCTATTCTGGAATTATCAGGAACTTATTTTTTGCTAGGCTGTCATTTCTGGTGGTACTTTTGCATCTGGTACCTTTGTGCAGTGAGTTCATATCGACCACCTTCACACTGTTATGCAGCggttttttttcttagtttgcAGTAGCAGTgattaaatgtctttaaatgaagTCTCACAAGTTTTAGATGTAGGCTAACCAAACTTATGTCAGACTATGTGCTCAGACAAATTGCACTTTAAATGAGTTTTGTGGATTGTTATAATGAGCTGGTTATTTGGATCCTGTaatgcaaaatgttttattgatttttaaaatctgaaatgttcTCTTAGGCATGTAATGTCACAATTAGACAATAAGACGGGTTtacactgccctctgctggagaagCCCACACATTACAATGTGTCCGACACACATCGTTATATCATACtcgaagcattttttttttataggccTACATCTGCTTTATTGATTTGAACTTTGTATTTATCGTCCTCCCGCTCAGTGACTTTAGGTGACCTGAAGAAAGAAACATCTTCAGTCAGCATCATAAACCCTGCGAGGACAAGGAGGAGTGCATGAGAAGAAAAGATCCTTACACCTACACACTTTCGTTTTCACATACGTTTCGTTATGATTCCCCCTGGTAGGCCTATATAGGCCCAtatctctatgtgtgtgtatgtgtgactgtctgtgtggGTGGCTGTACTTCTTGTCGTCTATGTGATTAATATTTAGTGTTGCTGTGCCACAGACCACGTGCTGATTTCTATAGGGACTAATTGAAGTGGAAtctattaattaaaaaatcatTCATTTGAATAACAGTTTTCTGGGCTATGAAAATGGGCTGTCCAGGAAtaaccttttttctctccttataTTGCTTCAGTCTTGTGTTACAGCAGTAGTCTATaaggacagtttgtgtgttggGTTTTGTGatcagtgttaaaataaaaattgtggCTCTGccttgttaaatatttttttactgtcGCATTTGCAACATAGCTTGTTTCTAAATTACTTTTGAGTTAAGACAGTAATCGAGTGACGTGTGCTGTGTTGTCACCTCACTTCATACCTTAGGTGGAAATTATTTAGCCTACTTAACTTTCGCTGCACCTCAGGAAGAGGGGGAAACCGAAAGTATGAAGTAAACTCACGGCTTTCGCTTTCGCTACTTAAGATCGCACTTTATTTTAAGTGAGTAGTACTGCATTTAAGTTTGCGAGGAGGTCTGTTTGTCTACATCTTCTTGGAGTGTAATAATGATAAATTAGGCAAATATATATTTGGACTAAATCGCTTTAGAAGCTGGAGCAGATTTTGaattacttttattttcagtgcGGGTTGAACGTGATTAAAGCGCTGCTGCTGTGCACATGTGTCTCTGGACGTTTGAAAGTCCGTTTCTGTTCAGTAAGACAAACTGGTGCGATGAACATGGAAACAGGAGCAAAGATGCACATGAAAGAGTGGCTGATCACTCAGATAGAGAGTGGGAAATATGAAGGACTGTGCTGGGAAGATGAGAACAAAACTATGTTCAGGATTCCGTGGAAGCACGCAGCCAAGAAGGACTACAGGCAGACGTCGGATGCAGCTCTCTTCAAGGTCAAGTCTTTTTTATATTCCCTTTCTATTTATAATGTGAATTTAAGTGAAAGGCGCACAATGCGTTTAATCCATTGTGGGAAAGAAATGAAAGCAGATACCCATCAAGATGTTAAGTCAGCAGGTTAAAACgaatattttttgttgtaaatataTTAAGGCCTACATAGAGGAAATAAATTAGTTTTGACCTGTTAAACGTAAACATAATGTGTCGtgctaaaaacacaacaacttaaAAGACAGGAGTTATAAGTAATACATAGTCTAGTCGAGATGGTGTTGTTACTTAAATATCCTTTTAATcttgtatttaaatatttattcaaccaaaattattatttgtattattattactcttctttatgttaatattattattttttttttatatatacttCACGTTCAAagatgtcttttgttttgttctagAAAAACGCacagatgtgtgaatgtgtcgtcttaaataaaaaataaaaacacttcttgAAGATAAGTGTAGCCCATAAACCCCCTTTTGATAAGTTACCTCTCAGTTGGTTTATTTGCCTAAGCGTTGGATTTTGTTCACAGAATGAAACGTGTCTTACACTGAAAATTTCCTTCCAATATTTCACTGTGAAAATCAGGTTAGTCACTTGATGAGCGTTTGGAAAGGGTTGAGTGTCTTTCTGTGCCTCTTCACAGTCCTCAGGAGGCAGACAGCCTTGAGTGAATGGATGAGGTTAAATGGGGTCAAAAGACTTTTCAGATTCTCCGTTGATTCTTTGTCTGCTGCTTTCATTCACTGAAAGgtgtttaattttctttaaaatgtctaaGTCATTATTAATTGACATCACATTTGATAAATGTTACTTTCAAAAGGTATCACATTTTCAAGCCATTACAAGAAAGTTGATTTTTACATTGAGCTAATGGTTGTTTTAAATAAGGCTTCGATGTTGAAGTCAATTGTGTACtttataatacaaaataattgaaAAGAAGTAATATGAAACAATGCCTGTATTGAGAGAAGTAACTTAAACCCTCtactttgaaatatttaatggGCCAtggggctcagttggtagagtcgtcacctctcaaccggaaggtcgagggttcaatcccccgctgggcaacatgtccgatgtgtccttgggcaagacacttaaccctgaattgctcccgctgcttcagtggcagtgtatgaatgggatgagttacttctgatagatgatactacatagtgatcactaccatcagtgtgtgaatgggtgggtgtgactcaagtccatttaccatttaccatggCTACACATTACATGCACCAGATCCAAAACTGTTTTGAATCAAGTAATcaataattttaatttaaagagcCGGATCACACACCACAATTCTCATAACTCTTTTTCGTTAGGACTGGGTCTAGACTGAAACTCAGAGTGCCAACTTAATAAATACTTGGCAACTCACACTGATCtaaaaatatcattttaatgGTAGGAACCTTTACCTTATCAATGGCAGGTCCATATCAGCTTTTGATCTGCAAGGAGACCCAGCTTTAACAGGCAAGACAAGAGAGCACACAAACTCTGGGACTATGTGCATTAATGGTCTCGTCCAGGGCAAGCTCGAGCATACTGTTAGTCTAAACAAATAAGAGTGTTTTAAGCCCTTACCTTTAAAAgtggagatggggggggggggtgcttcatgaatcatattttttttttaaagtatttttgatacatttttgataGTATAATTGAAAAAGCAGTTGCAAACCAGTAGTGATACATTCATCATAGCAGTATATTTGAGTATTTTTAGTCAGGATTAAGAGTCCACCATAGCGCAGAGgctaaagttgaaaattatcttCAATACAGAATAGAGGACTTCTATCTGTACTTTTCCTGCTAGCTAGCTTAAATTTTTGTTAACAAATTAGTTTAATCTTGCTTCAGTGATAAATATATTTgggtatcatctgcataaccaAGAGTGTTTACAGTTAATATTACCTAGGCTGTAATGAATATATAAGGTGAATAGAATCGGTCCTTGCACCTAACCTTGTGGAACTCCATAACTGACTTTGGCAACATCAACATTGTTTTCGTACACAAACTGAGATGGATCTGATCAATAGGAGTGAAACCAGCTTGATGCGGATCCTTTAATTCCAATTAAGTGTTCCAGTCTCTGTAACAGGCTGTGATGGTCAATTGTGTCAAATGCAGCACTCACTAGCTAGCTAGCAGGGAAAGTACAGATATAAGTCCTCTATTCTGTATTGaagataattttcaactttagcCTCTGCTGCCTCTGTGCTACGGTGGACTCTTAATCCTGACTGAAAATACTCAAATATACTGCTATGATGAATGTAGCACTACTGGTTTGCAACTGCTTTTTCAATTATCTAAAAGAGAGGCAAGGTTAGATATAGATGTTTAGtatgtgttatgttattttttttaattatgtacATTAACTTTGCTGCTCTCAAAATGCTGTGGGTGACAATAGAGCACCATACAGTTTATTTCAGGAATATATTTCCAGTTAAGACACTACCAATCAATgcattttttgttgtgtgttgccCATCTACCATTTCTTCACATTCAGGCTTGGGCTGTGTACAAAGGAAAGTACAAAGAGGGGAAGGATAAAGCCGACCCCACCATGTGGAAGACTCGTCTTCGATGTGCATTAAACAAGAGCGCTGACTTCCAGGAGGTCCCTGAACGCAACCAGTTGGATATCACTGAACCCTATAAAGTTTACCTTATTGTGCAGGACAGTGAGCAAGCCAAGCCAGCAGGTGAACACAAAGAGTGGCTGTGACTTTTCTTGTCATCTTACTGACAATATCTTAGCTGTTTAGTACCTTTATCAGCTGTGTACGCCTCATACAATTTGTACTAAAATGAGTGAGAAAAGAtcataaagaggaaacaaaatattgaataaaaaatCTGTACAACATTGTGTAAGAGCCTTGTTTGAGTtccttttaaacttttaatttaattgctATTATGTTTGTGTCAACATGCTTCTCCACAGAATCTCAGCAGACAAAGGATCAAATCATCATCCCAGTGAAGAAGTCACCAACAATCGCTGGTTTTCAGGAAAAACAGGTAATACCCTCCTATTTTTAATGCTACTGCTGAGTCTGAAAAGTTCAAATGATATTTATAGgagatttaaatataaatactctttttattcatttggcAGAATCTGTAtcactttaaattgttttttgatTTACACTCTTTCAACTGTATGGATCTTTAGCTCTTTACATCATACTATGTTGACCTAATGTTGGTTTGTGCTTTTGTAGCTTCATTATCAGAAGGATTCATTTCAAGAAAGTAAAGAAGAAGCAAAACCACTGACTGGTAAGAGCTTAAAACATAAACTGGAACTGTTTAGTGTATATTGTTATTTGAGAGAACATTCCCAAAGATGTCAGAAAGACTTATTTCCCTTTAGAGTAAGACCTCATCCTCACTCATTTTGCTTTTGATCATCAGCATTGTGATGTAGTCTGCCTGACAAagcaaattataaaaaaatactaaattattggttatgaaaaaaaaaaaaaacttatctAAGGAATTCCGTTATGTCAAGTCACCATATACATTGCTGAATGGACGTGTCAGCTACAAGTAGGACCAGTGCAAGATAATCTCTTTATGAATCTGACaaggacacatcaacacactACACCTCACTACAGCAGAAACTCCTGTGTGTATATAATTCCAatttacaaatatttattgatttcatcAAGGTAACTCATGGTGATAAAATGTTACaagtaaagtcattttaaaaaaaaaagaccaaaatgtAACGTTGCATCCCCTTGTGGGATATTAATGTACATATTAGTATTGATCATTTTCTAATTGAACTACtaccatgtttattttttctttaggTGATCTAATGAAGGAGCACTTGTATTGTGATCTTACAGGACAAATACCTCAAAATCAAGACTCTGCTCCAATAGCCTTCATCAGCCCTTCTTTGACTATAACAGGTAAGAAAGATTATTGGATTACACACAGAAACGTCATGTCATTTACCTTTCACTGTATGTATGACACATGTTGCATTTGCTGTGCTCAGACTTTCGTTTGCAAGTGATGCTGTTGTACCAAGGCCTGAGGGTGATGAAAGTGACCACCACGAGCCTAGATGGGTGCTTCATCCTGCAGGGCGATGTCCCTGTGGGTAATGAGCGGATCTACGGGCCCTGCACTGCCCAACAGCTCTCCTTCCCCTCCCCAACTTCTGTATCTCTGCCCCTGGCCATGGTGGAAGCAATGAACCGCCTCCTTTGTCATCTGGAGAGGGGTGTGCTTTTATGGGTGGCCCCAGATGGGGTCTTCATTAAGCGGTTCTGCCAGGGCAGGGTGTACTGGAGTGGTCCCACGGCCCAGCACACTGACAGGCCAAACAAACTGGAGCGAGAAAAGACCTTCAAACTGCTTGATACGCCCACATTTCTCAATGGTGAGGAAATAAATGCTCAAAGtgtctaaaacacacacagatactaaCAGCTAGTAgaagctgttttcatttgttaGCGTCCAGGTGGTCATATAAATCTGCCTGGAGCAGaatatgatttatttcaaaagaTGCATTCATTTGGAAAtgcttggagaaaaaaaagatccattTTACAATTCTTGTCTCTGCAAAGAagcaaaacatttacataattttAAATCTTGATTTTCACTGATGTTTTTGTGAACAGAGCTCCAGAGCTGTTTACAGGGTAAGGGTCCTGCACCCTCATATGAGATCGAGCTCTGCTTCGGAGAGGAGTATCCAGACCCAAACGTACCTAAAAAGAGGAAACTGATCATGGCACAGGTGGGTGGAAAACAGACTAAGAATCATAATTTTTGTTTtcgtattattattttttcaaatgtactGTGTGTAggattttgttgcatttttttatttggtttaacttttttttttttaaattatgctcctcctcactctcttgaccttgctttgttttttcactgtattttgtgtttaaattaatctattaatatttaaagtaaaaGGAAGACATACTCTCAGAGTGGTGTTGTGTATCTAGTATTGGGATTTGCTTTAAATGGTGTCAGCCACACTGAAAATTCTCAAACGTTgacttagatttttttttttaccgttatGACAGATTAAAAAGTACTGGCATACCAATTGTTTGATCTTAAACAATCGCAGCAGTACTTCATATTTCCTGTGCTGCCTGTGAGTTGGCGCATATCTGCGGTTTTTCGAACCAACAGCAGAGGTCCTCATAAGCATACTGATTGTGCACTACATTGTGTCCTGTGGTTAGGTGGTGCCCTTGTTTGCTCTGGACTTGCTGCAGAAGTTTGACTTGAGGAATTGAGGAGAAGGGGCAGCACTAACACAGACGGAACGAAGATGTAAAAAGGCGTAGAGGGCTTCCCTGCACCAGGGCAACCACGAACAACTTAGAAAGGGATTGTGGATTCCGGATTTCATCTGTCATCCGCTTGACAAGACACTCTACAAGCAGAGccacagaaacagagagctgtcagtggaaaaatgtaaataaatgatgcAGAAAGAATGAAAATGCTCCATTGTAGACTGTTTTGCAATGCTTGTGCAAGAGTTTTATCCTTTAAGTTAATCTATTATTTGATGATTTTTAACTGTCCTCCATGTAGCTAGACCGACAAAGTGCTGGAACAGGAAGCATTTGTTTGAACCAATAAAACAGGTTGATAACAtgcttaaaatgtgaaataatttcCTCCATTATGTGTTAGTCTACAGTGAGCGCTCGTGTCGAATTATCATAGAAGTTTGAAGTAACCTGAAAACGCAAGAAGCGAATAAATTGACAACTGAAATGAAAtctataaagcttttttttcctttatttctaGCGAACATCATTTAACAGATtcacaatttttaaaaatatacattttgtagctataacatttaaaaagaaaatcaacaggtaaggttttctttcaaaaaaaagaaacacgaAAACTAAAGTGAGAGAGTGTGCTGAATCAGAGGAGATACCCGTATCTGAGTTTAAAATACTTTCATCGTTTTCCCTGCCTTCAAACAAATACagtacgtaaaaaaaaaaaacgagatggGAACAGAAGTGTACAGTACACAGGGGTCAAGAGtattcacaaagcatcatgTTCCAACGTGTTATTAGCACCATTACTCTTCAGCCACACTGTACTTTCTACTCTCTCCGTCATTCAGTTTTAATGGAAAATCACCATGAGTGTCGAGGCATTGTGGCACAGACCTGTCTGTGTGGGCAGGATTGTCTGTTACGCAGTTTTCATTAGTGTTCTCCCTTTCTCAGAGCTAATGTTAAGAACATATCGGAGGGTAATGCCTTGATGAACAATTGTTTGTAATGACTCCCAgtgatgtgaataaaaaaaggcGAAGAGTTACTCATACATTCACCTTGCCTGCCTAGGCTGACATGTAGCCATCAGCTGAGAAGCAAGAAAATTAGGAAATAACAAGAATGCATTTGCAAAACTGACAGAGAGATTGCATTAAATCTTTTTAGcatatttactgtatataaCATTTGTAATGTAATATATATAGTCAACTTTTGttcatatacatatatatatatatatatatatgtatatatatatatatatttctgcaCTTCATCAATAGGGCTTACTTCCATTACACTAATTGAAAAAAGATACCCTGCAGATAACACTGTCAGTAAGTAGGTGTGCTGGACAACCATTACaaaaacagagtgaacacagacagtGCTTGATTGTCTCACTAAATGTCTTCGGTGTGTCTGTAAGGAGCTTTCCAGAGATCCTTCAGCTGCTGCTCCTTTCAGGGCTGTGCTAAGTATAGTTtaggaaaggaaggaaaggaaaggaaaggagaggataGGAAAGGAGGTTAAGGGAAAGAGGGGTAGAATATGGCGGACGAGGTTCAACTTTTGGGCAGCAGTGTGGACACCCgtaaattgtgttttctattgttttttttattccttcccTGCAACCCTGCCTTGAGGTCTCGCCATTGTTTGTCTTGGTTGGTGCAACAGAGACAAGGAGGGTGTGTATGTGCCtatatgtatttatgtgcatgtgtgtgtaagtgtgcatGTATACATATgcatttccatgttttttttttactgccactTCATCAGCTTTGAGCCATGAGGTAAATCCAGGAGACTTTCATCAGTTCCAGTTGGGGGGAGGGAGTCCGGGGCAGACCAGCGCCGTTTGCGATGACGTGGCTGCTCCTGAAGGGGGGGCTCTGCGTCCTGAGCGCCAGGAGGGGCAGGCACCGTTGGAGGTGGGTGGTGAGGAAGAGGCGGAGGGGGAGGCGGAGGTGGCATCTCGTCCCTGTATGAGCTGCTTGACTCTCCAGCGACCCTGGAGGGGACTTGCGTTCGATGGGACCTGGAGCTGGTACGCGTGTGTGTTCGGTGGGTTTGGTTGGCTGTTGGGGTGAGGGCCAGGCAGACATCCCCCTCCATGAGCTGGCGGCAGTGCAGGCCGTACAGCTGTGAGGTTCTCTCGGGACAGCAAGAAGACCAGCCTCGGTCCTGCACAAAGAACGGATACTCCACCAAGACCTTCAGTAACTCCTACACAAAACCGGAACATTAATACACACTCAACCTCTGTCAGTCATTTATTATTACCACAATCTGTCTGAATCTGAGAAGATCACGGTGAACTGCTGCTGCATCTGGGACTGATATGCAATACGTATCATCTTAGGTAGGTATTTATTTAATGGACCGGGGTTTGATAAGGTACTTTGCAATTGTCTGTGGATGATGTTTACAGTAAATGGCAGACAGCGGATCACTCTAAGTGATATATTTTGGACAATTTCACTACTTGGACTTTTCGACAGTACCAGCTCTGTTATCATACACATGCAGTCAATTGTATTGTGTCAGTTGACTGGGGAGCATATGGTGACCAGTGCACCTTGTTTTAACAGGAAAATCCCACAAAAAGTGATTTCAAGATTAGCTCACCAAAGTGCTGTTTAGAAAGCCAACTGATGACAGTAAGATACGATAAGATTATACAAAATCCCAAAGGATACGATAAAACTTCATTCATCCCAAAGAAAATGATTGTGCTATGTTGCTACAACATTACAGCAACATTACAGCAATGTACCTCATACAACACCACtttaaataaatcctttaaatccTTTGTTTATCATGTATCATATTGTGATTATAATTCAATGTAGATATCTCTAACTGAAGCATGTACGGAAAGAGAGAGCTCACCTGAGTGTCGAGGTCTGTGAGGTGGACATGCAGGTGGCTGAAGCCCTGAGAACTGCTGGGGGAAATCAGCAGCACAGTGCAGGTGCTAAGGTGGAACTCTGGCGAGGTGTCGGCGCTCCTCAGGAAGTCCTCTGTCCGCAGCTCCTCCACCCGCTTCAACCGTCCGCTGGCCAACTCTATCAGAGACCCCTTGGTGAAGTGAGGTAGGAGCGTGGGGGGAGATGGGTGAAGGTCCGGGGATGAGGCGTGAATGTGGGAAGGAGAAGACTCTCTCCCTCGATCTGTGGCTCTGTCCCGCCGTCTCTCTCGCGCGGCGTCTCTTTCTTGGTCATGTTGAAGGTGCTTCTCTTTGTCTTTACCTCGTTCCCTGTCCCTTTGTGTgaccttgtctctgtctctgtctctgtctctgtctctgtcccggTCTCTTTGCGACCTGTCATGGCTGTTGGGCAGACCAAGTGGGGAGTGTGGGGAGTTTCTGAGGTTGTGCTGCCTGTGGCCTGGCTCCCTGTGCAGGTTATACAGAGGTGATCCTGAGGGGCTGTACAGTGGAAAAGTCTGGGCTTGGGGGCTAGGGTGGCAAACCGATCCCAAAGAGTAGTAGATTTGGGCTTCAGCTGGTGTAGCCCCTAAGGAAGCTAATAGCCCCCCTCGACTGGGCCTGGGGACTGGCCCCAGGGGAAGAGGACTAGTGGGGAGTTGATTTGAGCTGGTCTTACCTATCCCATGTCTGACCTGCAGTGAGGAATGTAGCTCAGGGCCCTCTTGAGCTTGAGAATCGGACAAAAAAAGCCCTCCAGAATGGACTCGGGAGTTTAAATCTTCCTGCTGTCTCCGTCCTCCATTGGTGTGAGAGCTGTGAGGACTGATGTCCAGCCTGAGTCTACTGCTATCATTTCCATATTCTCCTGTGAGCAGATGCCTGGAAGTTGAAGCAGTCCTGCTGCCCGGCCCGTCCAGGCCGTTGGGCCTCTTAACCAGGTACCGATGTCTAGCATCAACCAAGTTCCGATCTTGGGCGTATAGAGATTGATGGCCAAACAAGTACGatggggagaagagagaggagctgttTTCACGCCGGCCGCTGTTGATGTAGGACCACATCTCTCGGGAATCCGCCGGAAAGGGAGTCTtaaaggaggaggcagaggaggatgGTGGCAAGGAGAGGGGGCCGTCCCCTCTAAGCCAGCTGGAGTGGTGGGGCAGGGGTAAGGAGAGAGCATCTTCTCTCCAGGCGGGAGACCCTGAGCTCCTCCTCTCGCCAACTGGCCCTGGAAAAAgggggagagaaacagagggggAGTAGCTTAAGTGCCAAGGTAGGGGCAGGGGGAGGCCCGGTGCTGGAgcaggaagaggtggaggagtaTGTAGGAGATGGGGGTTTTGGTTAACCAGAGCTCGGTCCTTTTCAATGgcctccctgcctccctctcctccccctccggTGGACCGACTCCGGAGCGGCACAGGGGGTTTAAACTCATCCAGGGGGATGTGGTGCTCTGTCGATCCTTGACGAGACTCCCTTTTCTTCGGGGGGAGGCACTCTTGGCCGCGGTCGGGGCTGGGATTCATGGGTAGGCTCCAGCAGCAGTCGGGGGGCCCCCTGTGCGTGGGTGTTGGCTAGGTCACATGGGCCTCACGGGAGAACGAGGGGCGCAGACAGAGGGGAAGGCTGCTACACAGCATCACTGTCAGATCACTGTTGATTATTTTGTACTGAAGCACCACTCACCTACAGGAGAGGACGGACaaggacagaaacagagatGAGGAAGGTAAGAAAGGAGGAGatacagcagagagagaagcaaAAGGGATTGTGTGTGGACATAGGAAAATACAATCTGTCAGGTCCTGGCATCAGTTGTTGGTAAGACTAAGCTGTCAGTCTGGTCtgacatgcaaacaaacattcagctgcatCAGACAGATGGAGAGTGACTGCCTCATATAAACTACTTTAAAGGTTAGAAACTCTTAGCTTTCTGATTGCTGTCGCTAATTAGTCATTACCTCTGTGCACTGCGGTGGGACTGAAACTACCCAACTTACTCgtttcattcaaacacattacTCCCACATGTGGGCTAAAAATATCATTTGCAGCCGATGGAGTTCAGAGGCAGTGAATTTTGTTTgccttaaaacacacacacacacacacacacacacacacacatacacacacacaacgcacTTGCAGCGGGAGAGTTTTCATCTCTGACTCTCTGGGGATGATTGGAATATGTAGATATGTTTTTTGTACCTCTTTCATGAGCCACCCCCGTGACACCTCCGGGTGTTCTCTGTGTTCTATAGAAGCTTACTACTAGCACCCCCCTACCCCATTTTCTTTCAGAAGCACACGgacagcagcagacacacaaatactcCCTCAGGCGGCAGTACTTACTCCCCCAATGAAAGGCAAAGCTGGTCACCACCCACCCAAAAGCTGACAGAAGCACTGTTGATATTGCCACCAGTTGTTGTGGATACAGGATCTGTGTCTTTGCATATTAATTGTGTCGCAGCAGGGTTGTGGGAGAATGTGTTTGGAGTGTTCATGCATGTTTGCCAtgtttgtgtgactttttttttttttttctggaggaaatatgt
Coding sequences within it:
- the irf10 gene encoding interferon regulatory factor 10, which encodes MNMETGAKMHMKEWLITQIESGKYEGLCWEDENKTMFRIPWKHAAKKDYRQTSDAALFKAWAVYKGKYKEGKDKADPTMWKTRLRCALNKSADFQEVPERNQLDITEPYKVYLIVQDSEQAKPAESQQTKDQIIIPVKKSPTIAGFQEKQLHYQKDSFQESKEEAKPLTGDLMKEHLYCDLTGQIPQNQDSAPIAFISPSLTITDFRLQVMLLYQGLRVMKVTTTSLDGCFILQGDVPVGNERIYGPCTAQQLSFPSPTSVSLPLAMVEAMNRLLCHLERGVLLWVAPDGVFIKRFCQGRVYWSGPTAQHTDRPNKLEREKTFKLLDTPTFLNELQSCLQGKGPAPSYEIELCFGEEYPDPNVPKKRKLIMAQVVPLFALDLLQKFDLRN
- the zmp:0000000926 gene encoding uncharacterized protein zmp:0000000926: MNPSPDRGQECLPPKKRESRQGSTEHHIPLDEFKPPVPLRSRSTGGGGEGGREAIEKDRALVNQNPHLLHTPPPLPAPAPGLPLPLPWHLSYSPSVSLPLFPGPVGERRSSGSPAWREDALSLPLPHHSSWLRGDGPLSLPPSSSASSFKTPFPADSREMWSYINSGRRENSSSLFSPSYLFGHQSLYAQDRNLVDARHRYLVKRPNGLDGPGSRTASTSRHLLTGEYGNDSSRLRLDISPHSSHTNGGRRQQEDLNSRVHSGGLFLSDSQAQEGPELHSSLQVRHGIGKTSSNQLPTSPLPLGPVPRPSRGGLLASLGATPAEAQIYYSLGSVCHPSPQAQTFPLYSPSGSPLYNLHREPGHRQHNLRNSPHSPLGLPNSHDRSQRDRDRDRDRDRDRDKVTQRDRERGKDKEKHLQHDQERDAARERRRDRATDRGRESSPSHIHASSPDLHPSPPTLLPHFTKGSLIELASGRLKRVEELRTEDFLRSADTSPEFHLSTCTVLLISPSSSQGFSHLHVHLTDLDTQELLKVLVEYPFFVQDRGWSSCCPERTSQLYGLHCRQLMEGDVCLALTPTANQTHRTHTRTSSRSHRTQVPSRVAGESSSSYRDEMPPPPPPPPLPHHPPPTVPAPPGAQDAEPPLQEQPRHRKRRWSAPDSLPPTGTDESLLDLPHGSKLMKWQ